Within Lolium rigidum isolate FL_2022 chromosome 5, APGP_CSIRO_Lrig_0.1, whole genome shotgun sequence, the genomic segment CTTTCTGTCCAGGCTAGCTACGCTGCCATCCATGCTCAAGGAGGACATGAAAGACCTCGGCGATGATATTGTCCCAGTGGCACCACCACTGGGGCTATCAAACTTGAGGCTGATGGAGCTGTTGCTCCTCTTGAACATCTGGGCCTGCAACTTCTGCTGCTGCTGGAATGGAAACCTATGCGCAGTGGCACCGAACTGGAACTGCACAGACAATGGCTGGACCATCTTCGGAGGGCCGCCGAACTGGTGAGCACTCTTGCTGCCTGAGCTGAGCAAATCCAGCCCACGCAGATCAGGTGGAGACGCGCCGAACAAAGGCCGTGCCGAACCGGCAGATGTGGATGGActgccaccggagattagcatccCCAATGGGGCGTTGCTACTGCTCTCCAAGAAGCCTGTCTGGTTCAAGAACCCCATAGGCTTCCTTCTCCTGGAGAGCCTGACTTTAGCATGCCCTCCGCCATTGCTGAGGAGGGAGACCACCTTCCTGAACTTGGCGCATGCCTCGCCCGTCTCTGCAGCTATGCTCCTGAGCAGGGCCGGGTCCTGCTGCTGGGAGAGCAAGGCCAGCACACCGTGGCAGCTCTCCACCGCCGCCCTGTTCGCCGCTTCCACCTCCTCCATGGCCCACCAGATGAAATCAATGGAAAAGAAAATCTAATCCTTTCTTGTTGTTAAACTATCAGTCGTGCGCAAGCAGCTCAACTT encodes:
- the LOC124655114 gene encoding probable WRKY transcription factor 74, with amino-acid sequence MEEVEAANRAAVESCHGVLALLSQQQDPALLRSIAAETGEACAKFRKVVSLLSNGGGHAKVRLSRRRKPMGFLNQTGFLESSSNAPLGMLISGGSPSTSAGSARPLFGASPPDLRGLDLLSSGSKSAHQFGGPPKMVQPLSVQFQFGATAHRFPFQQQQKLQAQMFKRSNSSISLKFDSPSGGATGTISSPRSFMSSLSMDGSVASLDRKPPMHLICGPSASDPLNARHGASKRRCTGRCEDGSGKCATSGKCHCSKRRKLRIKRTIKVPAISNKISDIPPDEYSWRKYGQKPIKGSPHPRGYYKCSTVRGCPARKHVERCVDEPEMLVVTYEGEHNHNRLPTQSAQT